Proteins encoded by one window of Dehalococcoidia bacterium:
- a CDS encoding response regulator transcription factor → MTAPIRVLIADDHQLVAQALRDVLSHEPDLEVVGVAYDGESAIREAARLQPDVVLMDIQMPGRDGVAATREIRAARPETKVVMLTATERSRAVLDAVDAGASGFIQKENALEDVIGAVRAAHQGEMLLAGPRLRRLLADLRERHRRGNGGAPPVRLTERELEVLQELAAGNDAATIAEKLVISPHTLRTHFQNIMHKFNAHSKLEVLTLAIRHGLIDVPRS, encoded by the coding sequence GTGACTGCGCCGATCCGTGTTTTGATCGCCGACGATCATCAACTGGTCGCCCAGGCGCTGCGCGACGTTCTCAGCCATGAGCCGGATTTGGAGGTGGTGGGGGTTGCGTACGACGGCGAGAGCGCTATCCGCGAAGCCGCACGTCTCCAGCCGGACGTTGTGCTCATGGACATCCAGATGCCGGGGCGGGATGGGGTCGCTGCCACGCGCGAGATCCGGGCCGCTCGCCCCGAAACGAAAGTGGTGATGCTGACGGCGACGGAGCGCAGCCGGGCGGTCCTCGACGCCGTCGATGCCGGGGCGAGCGGGTTCATCCAGAAGGAAAATGCCCTTGAAGATGTCATCGGCGCGGTGCGTGCTGCCCACCAGGGCGAGATGCTGCTTGCTGGCCCCCGCCTCCGCCGGTTGCTCGCCGACCTCCGCGAGCGGCATCGGCGAGGCAATGGCGGCGCGCCGCCGGTGCGCTTGACCGAACGTGAGCTCGAAGTGCTGCAAGAACTGGCCGCCGGCAACGACGCAGCGACAATCGCAGAAAAACTGGTCATCAGCCCGCATACCTTGCGGACGCACTTCCAGAACATCATGCATAAATTCAATGCGCATTCGAAGCTGGAAGTGCTCACCCTTGCCATTCGTCATGGGTTGATCGACGTCCCCCGCTCCTGA
- a CDS encoding DUF4147 domain-containing protein, with protein MSASSRPAPRQPPAILSTLIQAALAAADPAAAVQRALSVRRETLAFGSLLLPLRSVRRILVVGAGKAAAPMAAAVADLLAPRPVEGVVIVPSGYAAPAGPITVREAGHPVPDAAGLHATAEILSLLAGADERDLVIALISGGGSALLVAPDDGLELSDLVVTTEALLRSGAPIAAVNAVRKRLDRVKGGGLARAAAPATLIGLVISDVIGSPLDVIASGPTVPDQSTWQEAAEVVARYRLEEALPPRVVDRIRRGAAGQGAPPLTAADPAFAKARTAVIADNRLAAQAACRAAKEAGFATLLLTTSLEGEASAAGRVLASVLREARASGAPLPPPCCLVAGGETTVTVRGTGRGGRNQELALGAALGLAGIPGVLLASIGTDGRDGPTDVAGAWVDGETAARAAAQGVDAAAALASNDSYAFFAAVGGHIRLGATRTNVNDLVFLIAF; from the coding sequence ATGAGCGCATCTTCTCGTCCGGCGCCGAGGCAGCCGCCGGCCATCCTCAGCACCCTTATCCAAGCGGCGCTCGCCGCCGCCGACCCGGCAGCGGCGGTGCAGCGGGCGCTCTCGGTCCGGCGCGAGACGCTCGCCTTCGGGTCGCTGCTGCTTCCGCTGCGCAGCGTGCGGCGTATCCTCGTGGTCGGCGCGGGCAAGGCGGCTGCGCCGATGGCGGCTGCCGTCGCCGACCTGCTTGCGCCCCGACCAGTCGAAGGCGTGGTGATCGTGCCCTCCGGCTACGCCGCCCCGGCGGGGCCGATCACCGTCCGCGAAGCCGGCCATCCGGTCCCCGATGCAGCCGGACTGCACGCCACCGCCGAGATCCTCAGCCTGCTCGCCGGTGCCGATGAGCGCGACCTTGTGATCGCGCTCATTTCGGGGGGAGGCTCGGCGCTGCTCGTCGCGCCGGACGACGGTCTTGAGCTGAGCGACCTCGTCGTGACGACCGAGGCGCTCTTGCGCTCGGGCGCGCCGATCGCGGCGGTGAACGCCGTCCGCAAGCGCTTGGACCGCGTCAAGGGCGGCGGACTGGCACGCGCCGCTGCGCCGGCGACGCTCATTGGGCTGGTGATCTCCGACGTGATCGGCAGCCCCCTCGATGTTATCGCCTCAGGTCCCACCGTCCCCGACCAGTCGACCTGGCAGGAGGCGGCCGAGGTTGTGGCGCGCTACCGGCTCGAGGAGGCACTGCCGCCCCGCGTCGTGGACCGGATCCGCCGTGGTGCGGCCGGACAGGGAGCGCCGCCGCTCACCGCTGCTGACCCTGCTTTCGCGAAGGCGCGCACCGCCGTTATCGCCGACAACCGGCTTGCGGCGCAGGCCGCCTGCCGCGCCGCCAAAGAGGCAGGGTTTGCAACGCTGCTGCTGACGACATCGCTCGAAGGAGAAGCGAGCGCTGCCGGACGCGTCCTCGCAAGCGTGCTGCGCGAGGCGCGGGCGAGCGGCGCGCCCTTGCCGCCGCCGTGCTGTCTTGTCGCTGGCGGCGAGACGACCGTGACCGTCCGCGGCACGGGACGGGGCGGCCGCAACCAGGAGCTGGCACTCGGCGCAGCACTCGGCCTCGCCGGCATCCCGGGCGTCCTGCTCGCGAGCATCGGCACCGACGGCCGCGACGGGCCGACCGACGTTGCCGGCGCCTGGGTCGACGGCGAGACAGCGGCGCGGGCAGCAGCGCAGGGGGTCGATGCTGCCGCAGCGCTCGCGAGCAACGACTCCTACGCCTTCTTCGCGGCGGTCGGCGGCCACATTCGGCTCGGCGCGACGCGCACGAATGTGAACGATCTCGTCTTCTTGATCGCGTTCTAG
- a CDS encoding TetR/AcrR family transcriptional regulator: MAPRAYQLGRREAVVHETRQKVIAAARAMIVEEGVLGTSLGEVARRADVARATVYYQFGSRRGLLEAVLDDALSRAEGRSLAAAYGRPDPAEAVVAVLQEVARFWAAEFPIFRAVLPFAAVDPDVGAIVAGHAGAREAILWGLVRRLEAAGRIKSGVSVERVYDTLWLLTSFAAFHELHAIRGRAPAEVAACLVRLAAAVVDLEEPQEAPQ, from the coding sequence ATGGCCCCGCGTGCCTATCAGCTTGGGCGGCGCGAAGCCGTCGTCCACGAGACGCGCCAGAAAGTGATCGCGGCGGCGCGCGCGATGATCGTCGAAGAGGGCGTGCTTGGCACGAGCCTCGGCGAAGTGGCGCGCCGGGCCGATGTCGCCCGGGCAACCGTCTACTACCAGTTCGGCAGCCGACGGGGGCTGCTCGAAGCGGTGCTCGACGACGCGCTCTCGCGCGCCGAGGGACGCTCCCTCGCCGCCGCCTATGGCCGGCCCGACCCGGCGGAGGCGGTCGTCGCCGTGCTCCAGGAGGTAGCGCGCTTCTGGGCCGCGGAGTTTCCGATCTTCCGCGCGGTGCTTCCGTTCGCCGCCGTCGACCCCGACGTGGGCGCGATCGTCGCCGGTCACGCCGGCGCGCGCGAGGCGATCTTGTGGGGGCTGGTGCGTCGGCTGGAGGCAGCCGGCCGGATCAAGTCGGGCGTTTCGGTCGAGCGCGTCTACGACACCCTCTGGCTGTTGACCAGCTTTGCCGCGTTCCACGAGCTGCACGCCATTCGCGGCCGCGCTCCCGCGGAGGTCGCCGCGTGTCTCGTGCGGCTCGCAGCAGCTGTTGTCGATCTCGAAGAGCCGCAAGAAGCGCCGCAGTAA
- a CDS encoding LLM class flavin-dependent oxidoreductase, translating to MEIGIFQLLSQPEGVSDREVIEQALWEVDFAEANGFHTVWVTEHHLSEYGMIGSPSVYAAAVAQRTRRLRIGYGVAVVPLHHPIRLAEEIAWVDQLSEGRLWVGVGPGFSPYEFEAFGVPLEERNARLEEGVAILQGLLANEAFSFQGRFWHFPEVRLKPRPYTTPHPPFMLASSGEESLRRAARLGLPALIGFRPNEELAARIATYRQIRAELGVPEERLREEVRQLGVLRRVHVADSDEEAMADIVPPLLWYTVTGLRIHRPNAPVAIDPKTGSRLGIYVPPQTGSLPDGSAAPALPTPEEVIRHSEGGMIAGTPETVLRQLRELQALGVGHVIAWMNFGNLPYAKVRRSMELFAREVLPALAASEAAAR from the coding sequence ATGGAGATCGGGATCTTTCAGCTTCTCTCGCAGCCGGAGGGCGTCAGCGACCGCGAGGTGATCGAGCAGGCGCTCTGGGAGGTCGATTTCGCCGAGGCAAACGGCTTCCACACCGTCTGGGTGACCGAGCATCACCTCTCGGAGTATGGGATGATCGGCTCGCCCTCGGTCTATGCTGCTGCGGTCGCCCAGCGGACGCGCCGCCTCCGGATCGGCTACGGCGTCGCCGTCGTGCCGCTCCATCACCCGATCCGGCTCGCCGAGGAGATCGCGTGGGTCGACCAGTTGAGCGAAGGCCGCCTCTGGGTCGGCGTTGGGCCAGGCTTCAGCCCCTACGAGTTTGAAGCGTTCGGCGTCCCGCTCGAGGAGCGGAATGCCCGCCTCGAGGAAGGCGTCGCCATCCTGCAAGGGCTGCTGGCGAACGAGGCGTTCTCCTTCCAGGGCCGCTTCTGGCACTTCCCGGAGGTGCGGCTGAAGCCGCGGCCCTACACCACGCCCCATCCGCCGTTCATGCTCGCCTCGTCCGGCGAAGAATCGCTCCGGCGCGCCGCGCGGCTCGGACTGCCGGCGCTCATCGGCTTCCGCCCGAACGAGGAGCTGGCAGCGCGCATTGCGACCTACCGCCAGATCCGCGCCGAACTCGGCGTCCCCGAGGAGCGTCTCCGCGAAGAAGTGCGGCAGCTCGGCGTTCTGCGGCGGGTGCACGTCGCCGACAGCGATGAGGAGGCGATGGCTGACATCGTGCCGCCGCTGCTCTGGTATACCGTGACCGGGCTGCGCATCCACCGCCCCAACGCCCCCGTCGCGATCGACCCGAAGACCGGGTCGCGGCTCGGCATCTACGTTCCGCCGCAGACCGGCTCGCTGCCCGACGGCTCGGCCGCGCCGGCGCTGCCCACGCCGGAGGAGGTGATCCGCCACAGCGAGGGCGGCATGATCGCGGGCACGCCGGAGACGGTGCTGCGCCAGCTGCGCGAATTGCAGGCGCTCGGCGTCGGCCATGTCATCGCGTGGATGAACTTCGGCAACCTCCCGTACGCCAAGGTGCGCCGCTCGATGGAGCTGTTCGCGCGCGAGGTGCTGCCTGCCCTCGCCGCGAGCGAGGCTGCCGCCCGCTGA
- a CDS encoding FAD-binding protein yields the protein MERRITDALRALVGADGVLTAPESLRPYEADALNAYRARPGVVVLPETAEQVQAVVRLCHRERLPFVARGSGTGLSGGAVPVADGVLISLARMNRILAVDLDNGRVVVQPGVINLEVSRRVAGAGLFYAPDPSSQQVCTIGGNVAENSGGAHCLKYGFTVNHVLGVKLVLPDGELVTLGGATLQHPGYDLLGVVVGAEGTLGVVVEATLRLLRLPEAIQLVMAAFATTDEAGAAVSAIIAAGILPAAVEMMDHLAIVATDDAVHAGYPRDAGALLLVELDGAPVEVAGEVDEVAALCRAHGASEVRVAATAEERARFWKGRKAALPAMGRLSPAYYVQDGVVPRTALPAVLRQIAALAAEAGLRVANVFHAGDGNLHPLVLFDPAVPGESERAIELAGRILLACIEAGGSITGEHGVGLDKKAYLPKMFAEADLDTMGRLRCAFDPINLSNPGKVFPTPRLCGERPGPYRPHPLVEAGLAELF from the coding sequence ATGGAGCGCCGGATCACCGACGCCTTGCGCGCTCTTGTTGGAGCGGATGGCGTGCTCACCGCTCCCGAGTCGCTGCGCCCCTACGAGGCGGACGCGCTGAATGCCTATCGCGCCCGTCCCGGCGTGGTCGTCCTGCCTGAGACGGCGGAGCAGGTCCAAGCGGTCGTCCGCCTCTGTCACCGCGAGCGCCTTCCTTTCGTCGCCCGCGGCAGCGGCACTGGCCTCTCGGGTGGGGCGGTGCCGGTCGCAGACGGCGTGCTGATCAGCCTTGCTCGCATGAACCGGATCCTCGCCGTCGACCTCGACAACGGCCGGGTCGTCGTCCAACCGGGCGTCATCAACCTCGAGGTCTCGCGCCGCGTCGCCGGCGCCGGCCTGTTCTACGCGCCCGACCCCTCTAGCCAGCAGGTCTGCACGATCGGCGGCAATGTCGCCGAGAACAGCGGCGGCGCGCACTGCCTGAAGTACGGCTTCACTGTCAACCATGTCCTCGGCGTTAAGCTCGTCCTCCCCGACGGTGAGCTGGTGACGCTCGGCGGCGCGACCCTCCAGCATCCCGGCTACGACCTTCTCGGCGTCGTCGTCGGTGCCGAGGGCACGCTCGGCGTCGTCGTCGAGGCGACGCTCCGTCTCCTCCGCCTGCCGGAGGCGATCCAGCTGGTGATGGCCGCCTTCGCCACGACCGACGAGGCCGGAGCGGCGGTCTCGGCGATCATCGCCGCCGGCATCCTTCCGGCCGCGGTCGAGATGATGGACCATCTTGCGATTGTCGCCACCGACGACGCCGTCCATGCCGGCTATCCGCGCGATGCCGGAGCGCTCCTCCTTGTCGAGCTCGACGGCGCGCCGGTCGAAGTGGCGGGCGAGGTAGACGAAGTCGCCGCTCTCTGCCGCGCCCACGGCGCGAGCGAGGTCCGGGTCGCTGCCACGGCCGAGGAGCGTGCCCGCTTCTGGAAGGGGCGCAAGGCGGCGTTGCCGGCGATGGGCCGCCTCAGCCCGGCGTATTATGTTCAGGACGGCGTCGTGCCGCGGACCGCGCTCCCGGCGGTGCTGCGCCAAATCGCGGCGCTTGCCGCCGAGGCGGGGCTGCGGGTGGCGAACGTCTTCCACGCCGGCGACGGCAACCTGCACCCGCTCGTCCTCTTCGACCCTGCCGTGCCGGGCGAGAGCGAGCGGGCGATCGAGCTCGCCGGGCGCATTCTCCTCGCCTGCATCGAGGCCGGCGGCAGCATCACCGGCGAGCACGGCGTCGGGCTCGACAAGAAGGCGTATCTGCCGAAGATGTTCGCCGAAGCCGACCTCGATACGATGGGGCGGCTGCGCTGCGCCTTCGACCCCATCAATCTGAGCAACCCGGGCAAGGTCTTCCCGACGCCGCGGCTGTGCGGCGAGCGCCCCGGCCCCTACCGGCCGCATCCGCTTGTCGAAGCCGGGCTGGCGGAGCTGTTTTGA
- a CDS encoding FAD-binding oxidoreductase, with the protein MTGALDLLDRFIPGRVRAAAAEDAIDGVPMRAVAAPTTVDAVAKTLAWANESGEAVFPRGGGARLGWGRPPARSGIVLALDGLASIIEHAWADLTVTAQAGVTLAALQAALAERGQRLALDPPWPAETTVGGLIAADDSGPLRFRFGGVRDLLLGVTVVRADGIVARGGSKVVKNVAGYDLPKLFTGALGTLGVVVEATFRLHPLPRRETTLVYQTAAPTDLLLRVLRSRASPVALSATILGRAGRLLVRLAGSEAGVRDQVARVVDAAGAPSDRLEGELAATAWRDAVTLPWTGCEPAAVVRVSVLPSEIPALVAAAAASGLPAAGIIHAHGLGCLRLEGEPEALHEAVGALRARLAPRDGTLVVLAAPQAVKARLDVWGIPPDVLPLMRRVREQFDPNAILNPGRLVPLDAA; encoded by the coding sequence TTGACCGGCGCGCTCGACCTCCTCGACCGCTTCATCCCCGGCCGGGTCCGGGCGGCGGCAGCGGAGGATGCGATCGACGGCGTGCCGATGCGCGCGGTTGCCGCGCCGACGACGGTCGATGCCGTTGCCAAGACGCTGGCGTGGGCGAACGAGAGCGGCGAGGCGGTCTTCCCGCGCGGCGGCGGCGCGCGGCTCGGCTGGGGGCGGCCGCCGGCACGGAGCGGCATCGTGCTCGCCCTCGATGGCCTTGCCTCGATCATCGAACACGCCTGGGCCGACCTGACAGTGACAGCGCAGGCCGGCGTGACGCTCGCTGCTTTGCAGGCGGCGCTTGCCGAGCGCGGCCAGCGGCTGGCGCTCGACCCGCCGTGGCCAGCGGAGACAACTGTCGGCGGCCTGATCGCGGCCGACGACAGCGGCCCGCTGCGCTTCCGCTTCGGCGGCGTCCGCGACCTCCTGCTCGGGGTCACCGTCGTCCGCGCCGACGGCATCGTGGCCCGCGGCGGCAGCAAGGTGGTGAAGAACGTCGCCGGCTACGACCTGCCGAAGCTGTTCACCGGCGCGCTCGGCACCCTCGGCGTCGTCGTCGAAGCGACCTTCCGCCTCCATCCGCTGCCGCGGCGCGAGACGACGCTCGTCTACCAGACGGCCGCGCCTACCGACCTCCTTCTTCGCGTCCTGCGCTCTCGCGCCAGTCCGGTCGCTCTTTCGGCGACGATCCTCGGCCGCGCTGGCCGGCTGCTGGTGCGGCTTGCCGGCAGCGAGGCGGGCGTGCGCGACCAGGTCGCCCGCGTCGTCGATGCCGCCGGCGCGCCGAGCGACCGCCTCGAAGGCGAACTCGCCGCCACCGCTTGGCGGGATGCCGTCACCCTTCCGTGGACGGGCTGCGAGCCGGCGGCCGTGGTGCGCGTCTCGGTCCTGCCGAGCGAGATCCCGGCGCTCGTGGCTGCGGCGGCGGCGAGCGGGCTGCCGGCCGCTGGCATCATCCATGCCCACGGCCTCGGCTGTCTCCGCCTCGAAGGAGAGCCGGAGGCGCTCCATGAAGCGGTGGGCGCCCTCCGCGCTCGGCTCGCGCCGCGCGACGGCACGCTCGTCGTCCTCGCCGCTCCGCAGGCAGTGAAGGCGCGGCTGGATGTCTGGGGCATCCCGCCGGACGTCCTGCCGCTGATGCGGCGCGTGCGCGAGCAGTTCGACCCGAACGCCATCCTCAATCCGGGGCGGCTCGTCCCGCTGGACGCAGCATGA
- a CDS encoding heterodisulfide reductase-related iron-sulfur binding cluster, with protein sequence MSGAAGPGFDPHRPPERRLIGECVHCGFCLPTCPTYLLWGLEPDSPRGRIDLMAGVLDGAIGLTPATVAHFDQCLGCLACVTACPSGVQYGRLIERARAQIERNAPRSRADRLFRAAIFLLFPHPGRLRALLPLLRAYQASGLRALLDRSGLLARLPERLQAMESLLPPVPARIEPLPRRTPPARVLRLRVGLLVGCVQRIFFGEVNAATARVLAAEGCEVIVPAQGCCGALELHAGRDAAARARARRLIAAFERAGVDRVVVNAAGCGSTLKEYGELLADEPRWARRAARFAATVRDIAEVLAELPPLGHYRPLPLRVAYHDACHLLHGQRIYRQPRDLLARVPELTVVELAEPEICCGSAGVYNLLQPAPARALGDRKAAGILASGAEALASGNPGCLLHLARALARAGRPLPTYHPVQLLDASLRGATLPASR encoded by the coding sequence ATGAGCGGCGCGGCCGGTCCCGGCTTCGACCCGCACCGCCCGCCGGAGCGGCGGCTGATCGGCGAGTGCGTCCATTGCGGCTTCTGCCTCCCGACCTGCCCGACCTATCTCCTCTGGGGCCTCGAGCCGGACTCTCCGCGCGGCCGGATCGACCTGATGGCCGGCGTGCTGGACGGCGCGATCGGCCTCACGCCGGCAACGGTGGCGCATTTCGATCAGTGCCTCGGCTGCCTCGCCTGCGTCACTGCCTGCCCGTCCGGCGTCCAGTACGGCCGGCTGATCGAGCGCGCGCGCGCCCAGATCGAGCGCAACGCGCCCCGCTCCCGCGCCGACCGCCTCTTCCGTGCGGCGATCTTCCTCCTCTTCCCCCATCCGGGGCGGCTGCGGGCGCTCCTGCCGCTGCTGCGCGCCTACCAAGCGAGCGGGCTGCGCGCCCTCCTCGACCGCAGCGGGCTGCTCGCCCGGCTGCCCGAGCGGCTGCAGGCGATGGAGTCGCTGCTCCCGCCCGTGCCGGCGCGGATCGAGCCGCTGCCTCGCCGGACCCCGCCGGCGCGCGTGCTGCGGCTGCGCGTTGGGCTGCTCGTCGGCTGTGTCCAGCGCATCTTCTTCGGCGAGGTGAACGCCGCAACAGCACGGGTGCTGGCCGCCGAGGGCTGCGAAGTGATCGTCCCGGCGCAGGGCTGCTGCGGCGCTCTTGAGCTCCACGCCGGCCGCGATGCTGCTGCGCGCGCCCGCGCGCGGCGGCTGATTGCCGCGTTCGAGCGCGCCGGCGTTGATCGGGTGGTGGTGAATGCCGCCGGCTGCGGCTCGACGCTGAAGGAGTACGGCGAGTTGTTGGCCGACGAGCCGCGCTGGGCGCGCCGCGCAGCGCGCTTTGCGGCGACGGTGCGCGACATCGCCGAGGTCCTCGCGGAGCTGCCGCCGCTCGGGCACTACCGGCCGCTCCCGCTTCGCGTCGCCTACCACGACGCCTGCCATCTTCTCCATGGCCAGCGCATCTACCGCCAGCCGCGCGACCTGCTGGCGAGGGTCCCGGAGCTGACGGTGGTCGAGCTGGCCGAGCCCGAGATCTGCTGCGGCAGCGCCGGCGTCTACAACCTTCTCCAGCCGGCACCGGCGCGCGCCCTCGGCGACCGGAAGGCGGCGGGCATCCTCGCCAGCGGCGCCGAGGCACTGGCGAGCGGCAACCCCGGCTGCCTTCTCCATCTCGCGCGTGCCCTCGCCCGCGCCGGCCGGCCGCTGCCGACCTACCATCCTGTTCAGCTGCTCGATGCCTCGCTGCGCGGCGCGACGCTTCCTGCCAGCCGGTAG
- the holB gene encoding DNA polymerase III subunit delta' → MATSWGVVGQRAAVALLDRSLREGRLHHAYLLAGPPRVGKGTLALALAQAVNCAQAPPPCGECRSCRRVARGLHPDVVTLGLLADEKSESGRLRKNIGIAQVQELHAELALQPYEGRARVVIVDGAERLSTEASNALLKTLEEPPANAILILLANEPDRLLPTIRSRCQRLDLRLVPEAEIAAELARRGAEPAQAALLARLARGKIGWAIEALASADLLDARAERLDALLAALEEGTVERLERAGKLAARFSASREEVYETLDLWQSWLRDALVVASGGAADLLVNPDRQAEIEAAARACAPAALRTAIEALRRCRQQLEANVNARLALEAALLELPRLAGSVARYRLAGSVAPRSEASSS, encoded by the coding sequence TTGGCGACTAGCTGGGGGGTGGTCGGTCAGCGGGCGGCCGTCGCCCTGCTCGACCGTTCGCTGCGGGAGGGGCGCCTCCACCACGCCTATCTCCTCGCCGGTCCGCCGCGCGTCGGCAAAGGAACGCTCGCCCTCGCGCTGGCCCAAGCGGTCAACTGCGCCCAAGCGCCGCCGCCCTGCGGAGAGTGCCGCAGCTGCCGGCGGGTCGCGCGCGGCCTCCATCCCGATGTCGTCACGCTCGGGCTGCTCGCCGACGAGAAATCGGAGAGCGGCCGGCTGCGCAAGAACATCGGCATCGCCCAAGTGCAGGAGCTGCATGCCGAACTGGCCCTGCAGCCGTACGAAGGGCGGGCTCGCGTCGTCATCGTCGATGGCGCTGAACGGCTGTCGACCGAGGCGTCGAATGCCCTCCTGAAGACGCTCGAGGAGCCGCCGGCGAACGCGATCCTCATCCTGCTCGCCAACGAGCCAGACCGGCTGCTGCCGACGATCCGCTCGCGCTGCCAGCGCCTCGACTTGCGGCTCGTGCCGGAAGCGGAGATCGCCGCTGAGCTCGCGCGCCGCGGCGCGGAGCCTGCGCAGGCCGCCCTGCTCGCCCGCCTCGCGAGAGGCAAAATCGGCTGGGCGATTGAGGCGCTCGCCAGCGCCGACCTTCTCGACGCCCGCGCCGAGCGGCTCGATGCCCTGCTTGCCGCTCTCGAAGAAGGGACCGTGGAGCGGCTGGAGCGCGCCGGCAAGCTGGCGGCACGGTTTTCGGCAAGCCGCGAAGAGGTGTATGAGACGCTCGACCTCTGGCAGAGCTGGCTGCGCGATGCGCTGGTCGTGGCGAGCGGCGGCGCAGCCGACCTGCTCGTCAACCCCGACCGCCAAGCCGAGATCGAGGCGGCCGCCCGCGCCTGCGCTCCCGCTGCGCTCCGCACCGCGATCGAGGCCCTTCGCCGCTGCCGCCAGCAGTTGGAAGCGAACGTCAACGCGCGGCTCGCCCTCGAGGCCGCGCTGCTCGAGCTCCCGCGTCTCGCCGGCTCTGTCGCCCGCTACCGGCTGGCAGGAAGCGTCGCGCCGCGCAGCGAGGCATCGAGCAGCTGA
- the lysA gene encoding diaminopimelate decarboxylase, giving the protein MLNVHGRDLAALFPLTAEADSSGMRIGGCDLADLARRFGTPLYIFDEATLRAQLRAFRDEFRARYPNLLPLYASKAYIGFALLQILREEGYGLDVVSGGELAFARAVGYPAETIYFHGNNKTPQELAEALATGVGRYVIDNFTELETLDRLAGERGVRASVLLRVSPGIDPHTHHKTTTGIVDSKFGFTIANGQASEALRRAAAAPHLDLIGIHSHLGSPIFEIAPYVEAAEVVLDFVAAHRDVPGFRFEELSPGGGFAIQYLADTPPPTPADYAEGILRPLQAGLEARRLGAPRVCIEPGRAIVGRAGVALYTAGARKEIPGVRTYVSVDGGMADNIRPALYDARYEVAVVNRLAEPPCETVTIAGKYCESGDLLARDVALPAIQPGDLIAMPAAGAYAPAMASNYNMALKPAIVLVRDGEAKLIRRRETYEDLMRCELGD; this is encoded by the coding sequence ATGCTGAACGTTCACGGCCGCGACCTCGCCGCTCTCTTTCCCCTCACTGCAGAGGCAGACAGCAGCGGGATGCGTATCGGTGGCTGCGACCTCGCCGATCTTGCGCGCCGCTTCGGCACGCCGCTCTACATCTTTGACGAAGCGACCCTGCGCGCCCAGCTGCGCGCCTTCCGCGACGAGTTTCGCGCTCGCTATCCGAACCTGCTGCCGCTCTATGCCTCGAAGGCGTATATCGGTTTCGCCCTGCTCCAAATCCTGCGCGAGGAAGGCTACGGACTGGATGTTGTCTCGGGCGGCGAGCTCGCCTTCGCCCGCGCCGTCGGCTATCCGGCCGAAACGATCTACTTCCACGGCAACAACAAGACGCCACAGGAGCTGGCCGAGGCGCTCGCAACCGGGGTCGGTCGCTACGTTATCGACAATTTCACCGAACTCGAGACCCTCGACCGCCTCGCCGGCGAGCGGGGCGTCCGGGCGAGCGTGCTGCTCCGTGTCTCGCCGGGAATCGATCCCCACACCCACCACAAGACGACAACCGGCATCGTCGACAGCAAATTCGGCTTTACGATCGCCAACGGTCAAGCGAGCGAGGCGCTCCGGCGGGCAGCGGCCGCGCCGCACCTCGACCTGATCGGCATCCACAGCCATCTCGGCTCGCCGATCTTCGAGATCGCGCCCTACGTCGAGGCGGCCGAGGTCGTGCTGGACTTTGTCGCCGCCCACCGCGACGTGCCTGGCTTCCGGTTCGAGGAGCTGAGCCCCGGCGGCGGCTTCGCCATCCAATACCTCGCCGACACGCCGCCGCCGACGCCGGCCGACTACGCCGAGGGCATTCTGCGGCCGCTCCAGGCGGGACTAGAAGCGCGTCGGCTCGGCGCGCCGCGGGTCTGCATCGAGCCCGGACGCGCGATCGTCGGCCGTGCCGGCGTTGCCCTCTACACCGCCGGGGCGCGCAAAGAGATCCCGGGCGTCCGCACCTACGTCTCGGTCGACGGCGGAATGGCCGACAACATCCGGCCGGCGCTCTACGATGCCCGCTATGAGGTCGCCGTCGTCAACCGGCTGGCGGAGCCGCCGTGCGAGACGGTGACGATCGCGGGCAAGTACTGCGAGTCGGGCGACCTGCTGGCACGCGATGTCGCCCTGCCGGCGATCCAGCCCGGCGACCTGATCGCGATGCCGGCGGCGGGGGCATATGCGCCGGCGATGGCGTCGAACTACAACATGGCGCTCAAGCCGGCGATCGTCCTCGTGCGCGACGGCGAGGCGAAGCTGATCCGCCGCCGGGAGACCTACGAGGACCTGATGCGGTGTGAGCTTGGCGACTAG